One region of Peribacillus simplex genomic DNA includes:
- the pgsB gene encoding poly-gamma-glutamate synthase PgsB gives MAPIFICAIFLLGYGIFEQRRHQKRLDSIPVRVNVNGIRGKSTVTRLITGVIQEAKYKTVGKTTGTSARMIYWFTDKEKPIKRRPEGPNIGEQRRVVKEVADLGTEALVCECMAVQPDYQLIFQNKMIQANIGVIVNVLEDHMDVMGPTMDEVAEAFTATIPYNGHLITIESEYLDFFKKIAKERNSKVIVADNSRISEDFLREFDYMVFPDNASLALAVAEALGIDEKTAFRGMLNAHPDPGAMRITRFGDPVKPTFFVNGFAANDAASTLNIWDRVKTFGYSTEPPIVIMNCRADRVDRTEQFARDVLPYIKSEIVIAIGETTSPITKVFEQGNLDTKEYWDLENWSTEEIVARLRPLMKNRIVYGVGNIHGAAEPLIEAFMKSKTKQKAS, from the coding sequence ATGGCACCAATATTTATTTGTGCGATCTTTTTACTTGGCTATGGCATCTTCGAACAAAGACGCCATCAGAAGCGTCTCGATTCCATTCCGGTACGTGTGAATGTAAATGGTATTCGAGGCAAATCGACTGTAACACGTCTAATAACAGGTGTGATCCAGGAAGCTAAGTACAAAACAGTAGGTAAAACAACCGGAACATCAGCTAGAATGATCTACTGGTTTACCGACAAAGAAAAACCGATTAAACGCCGCCCAGAGGGACCGAACATTGGAGAACAACGGCGTGTAGTTAAAGAAGTAGCAGATTTAGGAACGGAAGCACTTGTTTGTGAATGTATGGCCGTACAGCCTGACTATCAATTAATCTTCCAAAATAAAATGATCCAAGCAAACATTGGGGTCATCGTGAATGTATTAGAAGACCATATGGATGTCATGGGACCGACAATGGATGAGGTTGCAGAAGCCTTTACAGCTACAATCCCTTATAATGGTCACTTGATTACCATTGAAAGTGAATATTTGGACTTCTTCAAGAAAATTGCCAAAGAACGCAACTCAAAAGTGATCGTTGCAGATAATTCAAGAATCTCTGAAGACTTCTTGCGCGAATTCGATTATATGGTATTTCCGGATAACGCATCACTGGCTTTGGCTGTTGCAGAAGCTTTAGGCATTGATGAAAAAACAGCTTTTCGCGGCATGTTAAATGCGCATCCAGATCCAGGGGCCATGCGGATCACCAGATTTGGAGATCCAGTCAAGCCAACTTTCTTTGTCAATGGCTTTGCTGCAAACGACGCGGCATCGACGCTGAACATCTGGGATCGTGTCAAAACGTTCGGATACAGCACAGAACCTCCTATCGTCATCATGAACTGCCGTGCTGACCGTGTGGACCGTACAGAGCAGTTTGCAAGAGATGTATTGCCTTACATTAAATCTGAAATCGTCATTGCCATTGGTGAAACTACATCACCAATAACAAAGGTATTCGAGCAAGGTAATTTGGATACAAAAGAATATTGGGATTTGGAAAACTGGTCAACTGAAGAAATCGTGGCCCGTCTCCGCCCATTGATGAAAAATCGCATCGTCTACGGTGTCGGGAATATTCACGGCGCAGCGGAACCATTAATTGAAGCATTCATGAAATCTAAAACAAAGCAGAAAGCAAGTTAA
- the pgsC gene encoding poly-gamma-glutamate biosynthesis protein PgsC, translating to MFGSDLYVALVLGVTLSLIFSEKTGVVPAGLIVPGYLALVFDQWEIMLVILVISVVTYLIVTHGLSRWVILYGRRKFAAMMVTGICLKLLLDMVYPVMPFEIFEFRGIGIIVPGLIANTIQRQGMPLTLGSTLLLSGLTFGLMNVYYLF from the coding sequence ATGTTTGGATCGGATTTATATGTAGCACTAGTACTGGGAGTAACGCTTAGCCTTATATTTTCAGAAAAAACGGGTGTCGTACCCGCAGGACTTATTGTGCCAGGTTATTTGGCATTAGTATTTGATCAATGGGAAATCATGCTGGTCATCTTGGTCATTAGTGTAGTAACTTATTTAATCGTCACTCACGGCCTTTCAAGATGGGTGATTTTATATGGAAGAAGAAAATTCGCAGCCATGATGGTGACCGGGATTTGCCTGAAACTCCTATTGGACATGGTCTACCCCGTCATGCCATTTGAAATATTCGAGTTTCGGGGAATCGGTATAATCGTACCCGGATTGATAGCGAATACCATTCAAAGACAAGGAATGCCATTGACACTTGGCAGCACGCTTTTATTATCCGGCTTAACTTTCGGTTTAATGAACGTGTACTACCTATTCTGA
- a CDS encoding CapA family protein: MKRTLNAKEKTLIFIKRTKKQNLKYTGIILPILLIALVITTWMGRAEEVKTPASKTDQPLTMTMVGDVMMGRNVEEVTEKHGYDYLFRYMKPYFADSDYVSGNYEHPVLKEEASNYKEADTAIRLNSNNSGVKAVKDAGFSVMNLANNHMMDFEERGLLDTIDEFKTADMNYVGVGSNTAEAKNSIDYADVNGVRVATLGFTDVYGKDAVPKSNKAGILNTNPDLLFEMIEKAKDAKQGNADLVVVNVHWGIEYSTSTTARQTELAKAIIDAGADIIIGHHPHVLQSFDVYKDGVIFYSLGNFIFDQGWTRTKDSAMVQYHLAEDGKATVDVVPLQIEEATPRPATSSIDKSRVYRQLTKETSEKAQWSKKEDHIEITLDHKKVIDHKVQREQEEKAAKEKKAAQEEKAAKEKKAAQEKQEVKATPQNIQPIQ; this comes from the coding sequence ATGAAACGGACTTTAAATGCAAAAGAAAAAACACTTATCTTTATTAAACGTACGAAGAAACAGAATCTTAAATACACTGGAATCATACTACCTATATTACTAATCGCTTTAGTCATTACCACTTGGATGGGACGGGCTGAAGAAGTGAAAACACCTGCTTCAAAAACTGATCAACCATTGACGATGACAATGGTCGGTGATGTGATGATGGGACGTAATGTTGAAGAAGTGACGGAAAAGCACGGGTATGATTACCTCTTCCGTTATATGAAACCCTATTTTGCCGATTCAGACTATGTCAGTGGGAATTATGAACATCCCGTTTTAAAAGAAGAGGCATCCAACTACAAGGAAGCAGACACGGCCATCAGGTTAAACTCCAATAATAGTGGTGTGAAAGCCGTTAAAGATGCTGGCTTCTCTGTGATGAATTTGGCCAATAACCATATGATGGACTTCGAAGAACGAGGACTGCTTGACACGATTGATGAATTCAAAACTGCAGATATGAACTATGTCGGTGTTGGATCGAACACTGCCGAAGCTAAAAATAGCATCGACTATGCGGATGTTAATGGCGTCCGTGTCGCAACACTTGGCTTTACAGATGTTTACGGTAAGGATGCCGTGCCAAAAAGTAATAAAGCCGGGATATTGAACACCAACCCTGATTTATTATTTGAAATGATTGAAAAAGCAAAGGATGCCAAGCAAGGCAACGCAGACTTGGTTGTGGTGAATGTTCACTGGGGAATAGAGTATTCAACATCTACAACCGCTCGTCAAACAGAATTGGCTAAAGCAATAATCGATGCGGGAGCTGATATCATCATCGGCCATCACCCCCATGTGCTTCAATCGTTTGATGTTTATAAAGATGGAGTCATTTTCTATAGCTTAGGAAACTTCATTTTCGATCAAGGCTGGACACGCACGAAGGATTCAGCAATGGTTCAATACCATTTAGCGGAAGACGGAAAAGCTACGGTCGATGTCGTTCCACTGCAAATTGAAGAAGCAACACCAAGGCCAGCTACCTCTTCAATCGACAAATCACGTGTTTACCGTCAGTTGACGAAGGAAACAAGTGAAAAAGCCCAATGGTCGAAAAAAGAGGATCACATCGAGATTACATTGGATCACAAGAAAGTAATCGACCATAAAGTTCAACGTGAGCAAGAAGAAAAGGCAGCGAAAGAAAAGAAAGCTGCACAAGAAGAAAAAGCAGCAAAAGAAAAGAAAGCTGCACAAGAGAAACAAGAAGTAAAAGCTACACCACAGAACATACAACCCATTCAGTAA
- a CDS encoding gamma-glutamyltransferase family protein yields the protein MINRMTGKVFISLCMLIYLAGCSKTPPISDTNDPIKSKTEQSYGVSSSNPIAIDVGMEILDNGGTAADAAIAVSYVLGVVEPFGSGVGGGGGMLITPGSGDPNFIDYRESSPEDPSSRHNAGIPGLVAGMQVISDKYGSVPIADLLQPAIDLAEGGFKVDATLSSRLEAAQPRVYSDNTSLFYPDGDAIEPGKTLIQKRLAETLKKIQQEGPDGFYKGKIARDIKRKTDIDLMDLKRYEVKERTPVQGTFAGYDVFTAPPPFSGITVLEMLKLAEETNLGESSSKSDYMKILGGITNTAYQDRSAHTGDGISHSKAEQLLSPIHLNNLKNKINSGSWKNEEAFGSEEHESTTHFVIMDKYGTVVSTTNTLSNFFGSGDYTNGFFLNDQLKNFRAGLNSQEAYKRSRTFTAPTILKKPGKESIGIGSPGGDRIPQVLMQVLYSYTENEGSFQDIIDRNRFVFDRKKIYTESRLSNEIISDLENSGYEVIQKISPMYYGGVQVLVKNEKDGRLSGAGDKRRHGSWKARQ from the coding sequence ATGATTAATCGTATGACGGGAAAAGTATTCATTTCCCTTTGCATGCTCATATATTTAGCTGGATGTTCGAAGACACCCCCTATTTCTGACACGAATGATCCGATAAAGAGTAAAACGGAACAATCATATGGGGTCAGTTCTTCAAACCCAATCGCAATAGATGTCGGGATGGAAATATTGGATAACGGCGGAACAGCGGCGGATGCCGCAATTGCGGTATCCTATGTATTAGGTGTAGTCGAACCTTTTGGATCTGGCGTGGGTGGCGGCGGCGGTATGCTGATTACCCCTGGATCCGGAGACCCCAATTTTATCGATTATCGTGAATCCTCTCCGGAAGACCCAAGTTCAAGACACAATGCGGGGATTCCTGGCTTAGTGGCCGGCATGCAGGTTATAAGCGATAAGTATGGGAGCGTACCAATAGCAGATCTTCTTCAGCCGGCGATAGATTTGGCTGAAGGAGGTTTTAAAGTGGACGCAACGTTATCATCACGCTTAGAAGCAGCTCAGCCAAGGGTCTATTCCGATAACACTTCACTTTTTTATCCTGATGGTGATGCCATTGAACCAGGCAAAACCCTCATCCAAAAAAGACTTGCTGAAACATTGAAGAAGATTCAACAGGAAGGTCCTGATGGTTTTTATAAAGGGAAAATTGCACGGGATATTAAAAGAAAAACAGACATCGACTTGATGGATTTAAAGCGCTATGAGGTGAAAGAACGTACCCCGGTCCAAGGAACATTTGCCGGTTATGACGTTTTTACAGCCCCTCCTCCCTTTTCCGGGATTACAGTTCTTGAAATGTTAAAGCTCGCCGAGGAAACCAACCTGGGCGAGTCTTCAAGCAAATCAGATTATATGAAAATCCTGGGTGGCATCACAAATACTGCTTATCAAGATCGATCAGCACATACTGGTGATGGAATAAGTCACTCTAAGGCTGAACAATTGCTCTCACCCATTCACTTGAATAATCTTAAAAATAAGATCAATAGTGGAAGTTGGAAAAATGAGGAAGCGTTTGGTTCCGAAGAACATGAAAGCACGACACATTTTGTGATCATGGACAAATATGGCACTGTCGTTTCCACAACAAATACACTCAGTAACTTTTTCGGATCTGGTGACTATACGAATGGCTTTTTCCTTAACGATCAATTGAAAAATTTCCGGGCCGGCCTGAATTCTCAAGAGGCATATAAACGGTCAAGAACTTTCACCGCACCAACCATTCTTAAGAAACCAGGGAAGGAATCGATTGGGATCGGCTCACCCGGCGGTGATAGGATTCCTCAAGTATTAATGCAGGTCCTTTATTCATATACAGAGAATGAAGGCTCATTTCAGGATATCATCGACCGTAATCGGTTCGTCTTTGATAGAAAGAAAATTTATACGGAATCCAGGCTTTCGAATGAAATAATATCCGACTTGGAAAATTCAGGATACGAAGTCATTCAGAAGATTTCACCCATGTATTATGGCGGGGTTCAAGTACTCGTTAAAAACGAGAAAGACGGACGACTATCCGGAGCTGGAGATAAAAGAAGACATGGAAGCTGGAAAGCGCGGCAATAA
- a CDS encoding CapE family protein, translating to MNIVKKITSWVIPVVLIAALLVTSNMFKRTETLTPDEQKKIEQYTTIEK from the coding sequence ATGAATATCGTAAAAAAAATAACAAGCTGGGTTATACCTGTAGTTCTTATAGCAGCCCTGCTTGTGACCAGTAATATGTTCAAACGCACGGAAACTTTAACACCCGATGAGCAAAAGAAAATAGAACAATATACGACTATCGAAAAATAA
- a CDS encoding poly-gamma-glutamate hydrolase family protein — MKSYTDFAELQQNEHEYLDYRIIVHHRIPDIAVLAIHGGNIEPGTSEIAAALGERLCASTYLFEGLKPRGNQVLHITSNLFNEPIGVSMAANAQTILSIHGHYDVHNALVYIGGRNEPYKNLIQHSLNEAGFQTEDAPQHLSGMNGNNITNTSKTGAGVQLELSTKLRKSLFKGNDFTSKNRVKPLDLFNRFVRALENATLEYKQVE; from the coding sequence ATGAAAAGCTATACTGATTTTGCTGAACTGCAGCAAAATGAACACGAATACCTTGATTACCGCATCATCGTTCATCATAGGATACCTGATATTGCAGTCTTAGCCATACATGGCGGGAATATCGAACCAGGCACTAGCGAGATTGCTGCCGCCCTTGGAGAAAGGCTTTGTGCAAGCACATATCTATTCGAAGGTCTTAAACCAAGAGGAAACCAGGTACTTCATATAACATCCAACTTATTCAATGAACCGATCGGCGTTTCAATGGCAGCGAACGCACAGACCATCCTTTCCATCCATGGCCACTACGACGTTCATAACGCGCTGGTGTACATTGGAGGACGGAATGAACCCTATAAGAACTTGATTCAACATTCACTCAATGAAGCTGGATTTCAAACTGAAGACGCACCGCAGCACCTTTCAGGCATGAATGGAAACAACATTACCAACACATCCAAAACGGGTGCAGGCGTGCAATTGGAGCTTTCGACGAAGCTTAGAAAAAGCTTATTCAAAGGTAATGACTTTACCAGTAAAAACAGGGTAAAGCCCTTGGATCTTTTTAATCGGTTCGTTCGTGCCCTTGAAAATGCGACTCTGGAATATAAACAGGTTGAATGA
- a CDS encoding C40 family peptidase, translating to MFKGKLSYMVILLVFMVSFTFLPGLKVEAADRVHTVISNETVESIAKAYDISKEQLMKTNGLPDDQLYVGQKLTIIQTAYTPSIYQWSERGKQIANYAKTFVGFKKTAGEETPEKGFDSSGLIHWVLSRQSVPIDRLTVDGFYKQGMDTTTPKTGDIIFFLEKDSLKVVTAGIYLGENQFVNSGYGAETVQVRSSTENYFAKYQIEYKTYTPKGEHIVRNGETLKRISENYGISVNTIKNRNALPTDELMQGQYLQLYSNPLYPFYVNQEAAYDKAYDVIKYGYTLRGFTFVFGEEDPMIGMDCSGFIYWVMKEQGLSVKRGSAADYYSLLPKIEEPKAGDLVFFRDTGTRLGVTHVGIYLGDGRFLNTTENAGVHISNLSSAYFAEKFESFGQVEGLMN from the coding sequence ATGTTTAAAGGAAAATTAAGCTATATGGTAATTTTATTGGTATTCATGGTTAGTTTCACTTTCTTACCTGGTTTAAAGGTCGAGGCGGCAGATCGTGTGCATACTGTAATTTCTAATGAAACGGTGGAATCGATTGCCAAGGCTTATGATATATCGAAGGAGCAATTAATGAAAACGAATGGTTTACCGGATGATCAGTTATATGTGGGTCAAAAGTTGACGATCATTCAAACTGCTTATACTCCTTCCATTTATCAATGGTCGGAGAGAGGAAAACAAATTGCGAACTATGCGAAAACCTTTGTAGGGTTTAAAAAGACAGCAGGAGAAGAGACACCTGAAAAAGGGTTTGATTCCAGCGGACTGATTCATTGGGTGCTTTCCCGGCAAAGTGTGCCGATCGACCGTTTAACAGTAGATGGCTTTTATAAGCAAGGGATGGATACCACCACTCCGAAAACTGGAGATATTATATTCTTCCTGGAAAAAGACAGCTTAAAGGTTGTGACTGCAGGTATTTATCTCGGCGAAAACCAATTTGTCAATTCTGGATATGGTGCAGAAACGGTTCAGGTTAGATCCAGCACAGAAAATTATTTTGCAAAATACCAAATTGAGTATAAAACATACACTCCTAAAGGAGAACATATCGTCCGAAATGGTGAAACGCTTAAAAGGATTTCGGAAAATTATGGAATTTCCGTGAATACGATTAAAAATCGTAACGCTTTACCGACTGATGAGTTGATGCAAGGACAGTATCTACAACTATACAGCAACCCGTTGTATCCGTTTTATGTAAACCAAGAAGCTGCATATGATAAAGCATATGATGTAATTAAGTATGGATACACCCTACGCGGATTCACCTTTGTTTTCGGGGAGGAGGATCCGATGATCGGAATGGATTGCAGCGGCTTCATCTATTGGGTCATGAAAGAGCAGGGCCTTTCAGTAAAACGAGGTTCCGCAGCGGACTACTACTCATTGCTGCCCAAAATCGAAGAACCAAAGGCAGGGGATTTAGTATTTTTTAGGGACACAGGTACAAGGCTGGGTGTGACCCATGTAGGCATTTACCTAGGGGATGGCCGTTTTCTCAATACAACGGAAAACGCAGGCGTTCATATTTCCAACCTTTCATCAGCTTATTTTGCCGAGAAGTTCGAAAGTTTCGGTCAAGTTGAAGGCCTTATGAACTAA
- a CDS encoding HesB/IscA family protein, producing MEQSKGLWNSEIYLFVRQCSFNREDRTLIKWYIYRSPIYEQPNDIGVNIVIKLTEKARQAIKDRQHSFGEETYLRFGINRTCCNQMNYSLSLASSKKEQEEILVLHDIKILIDPSDSHFTDQTEIDYEDDGFLIRNPNPLVSPII from the coding sequence ATGGAGCAATCCAAAGGATTATGGAACAGCGAAATTTATTTATTTGTACGCCAGTGCTCCTTTAACCGTGAAGATCGAACGTTGATAAAGTGGTACATATACCGCTCGCCTATTTATGAACAGCCTAACGACATTGGAGTGAACATCGTGATAAAACTGACAGAGAAAGCCCGGCAGGCAATTAAAGATAGACAACATAGCTTTGGAGAGGAAACGTATTTGAGGTTTGGTATAAACAGAACTTGCTGTAACCAGATGAATTACTCTTTAAGCTTGGCAAGCTCGAAAAAGGAGCAAGAGGAAATACTTGTTTTACACGATATTAAAATTTTGATTGACCCCTCGGATTCCCATTTTACAGATCAAACGGAAATTGATTACGAAGACGATGGATTTTTAATCAGGAACCCGAATCCGTTGGTATCCCCCATCATCTAG
- a CDS encoding arsenic transporter, producing MHFEIGMTIFVFAMTMIVILWRPGGINEAWPASIGAVIILLTGIVSHRDILDIINKIGGASITIMATIVMAVILESFGFFHWAAARLASLARGSGYRLYWYIQLLCFLMTLLFNNDGSIMITTPILILLLKNLRLKPHEAIPYLLSGALIATASSAPIGVSNIVNLIALQIVHMTLYMHTAMMFVPATLGLIFMSWLMFVVVKKKLPKKLPDISYDIEESFFTKNFHPLKGKMTVETKRQRTKFMLKVLLYVFVVRCLLFVASYFSIPIEWVAVLGSLSLLVWRWYHLRTNPVDILKKTPWHILIFAFSMYVIIYGLHNVGLTTILVEICEPIVNQGLMSASLVMGGLVSILSNIFNNHPALMIGTITLTEMGLDPITLKTIYLANIIGSDMGSLLLPIGTLASLIWMHILKQNKMKIKWKDYLSVSLIVIPITTVVTLLLLYYWVQMIFS from the coding sequence ATGCATTTCGAAATTGGAATGACTATTTTTGTGTTCGCCATGACAATGATAGTTATATTATGGAGGCCGGGAGGAATAAATGAAGCATGGCCAGCTTCAATCGGTGCTGTGATTATTTTACTGACTGGCATAGTATCCCATAGAGATATTTTGGATATTATCAATAAAATCGGGGGCGCATCGATCACCATCATGGCAACGATTGTCATGGCTGTCATATTGGAAAGTTTTGGATTTTTTCACTGGGCGGCTGCAAGACTTGCCAGCCTTGCAAGAGGATCGGGGTATCGCCTGTATTGGTACATTCAATTATTGTGTTTTTTAATGACCCTGTTATTCAATAATGACGGCAGCATCATGATTACGACCCCCATCTTGATCTTGCTTCTTAAAAATCTCAGATTAAAACCACATGAGGCCATCCCGTATCTTTTGAGTGGGGCATTGATTGCAACAGCTTCAAGTGCGCCTATTGGCGTGAGTAATATTGTTAATTTAATCGCATTGCAAATCGTGCATATGACGCTTTATATGCATACTGCCATGATGTTTGTACCTGCAACTCTGGGGTTGATCTTTATGTCATGGTTGATGTTCGTAGTGGTCAAGAAAAAATTGCCTAAGAAATTACCGGATATTTCTTATGACATTGAGGAAAGTTTCTTCACTAAGAATTTCCATCCTTTAAAGGGGAAAATGACAGTTGAAACAAAAAGGCAACGCACAAAGTTCATGTTGAAAGTATTGCTCTATGTGTTCGTGGTGCGCTGTTTACTCTTTGTAGCTTCTTATTTTTCCATTCCAATTGAGTGGGTTGCTGTACTTGGTTCTTTATCTTTACTGGTCTGGAGATGGTATCATTTACGGACAAATCCTGTCGATATCTTAAAAAAGACCCCATGGCACATCCTGATATTCGCATTCTCCATGTATGTCATCATTTATGGTCTCCACAATGTAGGACTTACAACCATATTGGTAGAGATATGCGAACCGATTGTTAACCAAGGGTTAATGAGTGCGAGCCTTGTCATGGGAGGATTGGTTTCGATCCTATCGAACATCTTCAACAATCATCCGGCATTAATGATAGGCACGATTACCTTAACGGAAATGGGACTTGATCCAATCACCTTAAAAACTATCTATCTAGCTAATATAATCGGTAGTGACATGGGATCATTGTTATTGCCCATCGGTACTCTTGCCTCGCTTATCTGGATGCATATCCTGAAACAGAACAAAATGAAAATAAAGTGGAAAGATTATTTAAGCGTATCCCTGATAGTCATACCCATAACAACAGTGGTGACACTGCTATTACTGTATTATTGGGTGCAAATGATTTTTAGCTGA
- a CDS encoding SRPBCC family protein, protein MQAVIKKEGNGIIARFDRQLDHSVEKVWGALTDNDQVEKWMSNLEMKNLRKDGTIKFNMNDGSGDSFDMKIRDFQESAVLDFEWGDGWVRFEVSPEKDGCSLVLKESIRPVNDHTSKDLAGWHVCLDMLSDLLGGQYKDFPMDEWEKWHKEYTIAVKRIDG, encoded by the coding sequence ATGCAAGCTGTAATCAAAAAAGAAGGAAATGGGATCATCGCAAGATTCGATCGCCAGCTCGATCATTCGGTGGAAAAGGTATGGGGTGCTTTAACTGACAATGATCAGGTGGAAAAGTGGATGTCCAACCTGGAAATGAAGAACCTTCGAAAAGACGGGACCATAAAGTTCAATATGAATGATGGGTCAGGGGACTCCTTTGATATGAAGATAAGGGATTTTCAGGAATCTGCCGTTTTAGATTTTGAATGGGGTGACGGCTGGGTTCGTTTCGAGGTATCCCCTGAAAAGGATGGATGTTCATTAGTATTGAAAGAATCCATCCGGCCAGTTAATGATCATACATCAAAAGATTTGGCAGGCTGGCATGTTTGCCTAGATATGTTAAGTGATTTACTGGGTGGTCAATATAAGGATTTTCCAATGGATGAATGGGAAAAATGGCATAAGGAATATACGATCGCCGTCAAACGTATTGATGGATGA
- a CDS encoding YfiT family bacillithiol transferase: MDLRYPIGRFQFDGEITSGVAGGWIKEIEALPGMLREAVGSMDDEQLDTAYRPGGWTVRQVVHHVADSHMNAYIRFKLALTENSPVIKPYEEGRWAELPDYDLPIDISLTLIEAVHTRLGKLLSRLHADDLNRAFIHPDSGEVTVGENIGIYAWHGRHHLAHITSLSKRPGMVNITVSPESE; this comes from the coding sequence ATGGATTTGAGATACCCGATTGGAAGGTTTCAGTTTGATGGGGAAATTACTAGTGGTGTGGCCGGGGGCTGGATCAAGGAGATTGAGGCTTTGCCTGGAATGCTGCGGGAGGCAGTAGGCAGCATGGATGATGAACAGCTTGATACGGCTTATCGTCCTGGAGGATGGACGGTCCGCCAAGTCGTGCATCATGTTGCTGATAGTCATATGAATGCGTATATTCGCTTTAAATTGGCCCTTACGGAAAATAGCCCGGTCATTAAACCGTATGAGGAGGGGCGATGGGCAGAGCTGCCTGATTATGATTTGCCGATTGATATTTCTTTAACACTAATTGAAGCGGTACACACCCGCTTAGGCAAACTTTTATCACGCCTTCATGCAGACGACCTGAACCGGGCATTCATCCATCCTGATTCGGGAGAGGTGACGGTCGGTGAAAATATTGGCATTTATGCATGGCATGGCCGCCATCATCTTGCTCACATTACTTCTTTATCAAAGCGCCCGGGGATGGTGAATATAACTGTATCTCCTGAAAGTGAGTGA
- a CDS encoding GNAT family N-acetyltransferase, which produces MSIQKATILELESLTELFDLYRVFYEQTSDPDRAREFLRERLTNGESVVFMAFEEGNPVGFVQLYPSFSSVSMVRSWVLNDLYVKESARKKGFGEELLKGAITFGRETGAKGILLETGKDNVNAQKLYEKIGFVRESNYFYHFTI; this is translated from the coding sequence ATGAGCATTCAGAAAGCGACAATACTTGAGCTTGAATCTCTGACAGAACTTTTTGATTTATACAGAGTGTTTTATGAGCAAACATCCGATCCTGATCGTGCAAGGGAGTTTTTAAGAGAAAGACTGACGAATGGAGAGTCTGTGGTTTTTATGGCATTTGAAGAAGGAAATCCTGTTGGTTTTGTTCAATTATACCCTTCCTTTTCTTCTGTAAGTATGGTGCGGTCATGGGTATTGAACGATTTATATGTGAAAGAGTCCGCCCGCAAAAAAGGATTTGGCGAGGAGTTATTGAAGGGGGCCATCACTTTCGGACGGGAAACAGGCGCCAAGGGGATTTTACTCGAGACAGGTAAGGATAATGTAAATGCACAAAAGCTTTACGAGAAAATTGGTTTCGTTCGTGAATCGAATTATTTTTATCATTTCACCATTTAA
- a CDS encoding AbrB/MazE/SpoVT family DNA-binding domain-containing protein, with translation MKSTGIVRKVDELGRVVIPIELRRTLGINEKDALEIYVEQERIILQKYKPNMTCQVTGDVSDDNMKLADGKLILSAEGAELLIKEIQASLETAK, from the coding sequence ATGAAATCTACAGGTATAGTACGTAAAGTTGACGAATTAGGACGGGTAGTCATTCCAATTGAATTACGCCGTACATTAGGAATTAATGAGAAAGATGCTTTGGAGATCTACGTAGAACAAGAGCGCATAATCCTTCAAAAATATAAACCAAACATGACTTGTCAAGTAACAGGTGACGTTTCCGATGACAATATGAAACTTGCTGACGGTAAATTAATACTTAGCGCTGAAGGTGCTGAACTTCTTATTAAAGAAATTCAAGCCAGCCTCGAAACCGCTAAATAA